A DNA window from Aythya fuligula isolate bAytFul2 chromosome 4, bAytFul2.pri, whole genome shotgun sequence contains the following coding sequences:
- the AP1AR gene encoding AP-1 complex-associated regulatory protein isoform X2 has translation MAWAHSLFLASGGSDCEASKYFRTCATGEHFTIEFENLVESDEGESPGSSHRPLTDEEIADLKERHYDSIAEKQKAVDMKLQSELALQEEKLRIEEEALYAAQREAARAAKQKKLLEQRRQQRITQRAHAVNNGDYQSSVAEEDFDSFLRNSKFQYEAFRSSRLSSDATVLTPNTESSCDLMTKTKSMSGNDDSTSLDLEWEDEEGMNRMIPVRERSKTEEDILRAALKFNSKKTGSNPASASDDSNGLEWENDFVSAEMDDNGNSEYAGFVNPVLDLSTSDMRISDSDQQDR, from the exons atcaaaatatttcagaacatgTGCAACAGGAGAACACTTCACTATAGAG tttgaGAACCTCGTGGAAAGTGATGAG gGGGAAAGTCCAGGAAGCAGTCACAG ACCGTTGACTGATGAAGAAATCGCTGACTTGAAAGAGAGGCATTATGACTCCattgctgaaaagcaaaaagctgttGATATGAAACTTCAGTCAGAG TTAGCCTTACAAGAGGAGAAGTTAAGAATAGAAGAAGAGGCTTTATATGCTGCACAACGTgaagcagccagggcagcaaagcagaaaaagctcTTGGAG CAACGTAGACAGCAAAGGATAACACAGAGAGCACATGCTGTTAATAACGGAGACTATCAAAG CTCTGTGGCAGAAGAAGATTTTGATTCTTTCTTAAGAAATTCAAAATTCCAGTATGAAGCTTTTCGAAGTAGCA GACTTTCATCTGATGCTACCGTGCTGACGCCAAACACAGAGAGCAGTTGTGACTTAATGACCAAAACAAAATCGATGAGTGGAAATGATGACAGCACTTCATTAGATTTAGAGTGGGAAGATGAAGAAG GCATGAACAGAATGATTCCAGTGAGAGAACGctcaaaaacagaagaagatATACTCCGGGCAGCACTAAAATTTAATAGCAAGAAGACAGGAAGTAATCCAGCTTCAGCCTCTGATGATTCGAATGGACTGGAGTGGGAGAATGATTTTGTTAGTGCTGAAATGGATGATAATGGCAATTCAGAATATGCTGGATTTGTAAATCCTGTATTAGATTTGTCTACATCAGATATGAGGATATCTGATTCCGATCAGCAGGACAGATAG
- the AP1AR gene encoding AP-1 complex-associated regulatory protein isoform X3: protein MGNCWARWCCGPLLRREASRLQRGGGSKYFRTCATGEHFTIEFENLVESDEGESPGSSHRPLTDEEIADLKERHYDSIAEKQKAVDMKLQSEQRRQQRITQRAHAVNNGDYQSSVAEEDFDSFLRNSKFQYEAFRSSRLSSDATVLTPNTESSCDLMTKTKSMSGNDDSTSLDLEWEDEEGMNRMIPVRERSKTEEDILRAALKFNSKKTGSNPASASDDSNGLEWENDFVSAEMDDNGNSEYAGFVNPVLDLSTSDMRISDSDQQDR, encoded by the exons atcaaaatatttcagaacatgTGCAACAGGAGAACACTTCACTATAGAG tttgaGAACCTCGTGGAAAGTGATGAG gGGGAAAGTCCAGGAAGCAGTCACAG ACCGTTGACTGATGAAGAAATCGCTGACTTGAAAGAGAGGCATTATGACTCCattgctgaaaagcaaaaagctgttGATATGAAACTTCAGTCAGAG CAACGTAGACAGCAAAGGATAACACAGAGAGCACATGCTGTTAATAACGGAGACTATCAAAG CTCTGTGGCAGAAGAAGATTTTGATTCTTTCTTAAGAAATTCAAAATTCCAGTATGAAGCTTTTCGAAGTAGCA GACTTTCATCTGATGCTACCGTGCTGACGCCAAACACAGAGAGCAGTTGTGACTTAATGACCAAAACAAAATCGATGAGTGGAAATGATGACAGCACTTCATTAGATTTAGAGTGGGAAGATGAAGAAG GCATGAACAGAATGATTCCAGTGAGAGAACGctcaaaaacagaagaagatATACTCCGGGCAGCACTAAAATTTAATAGCAAGAAGACAGGAAGTAATCCAGCTTCAGCCTCTGATGATTCGAATGGACTGGAGTGGGAGAATGATTTTGTTAGTGCTGAAATGGATGATAATGGCAATTCAGAATATGCTGGATTTGTAAATCCTGTATTAGATTTGTCTACATCAGATATGAGGATATCTGATTCCGATCAGCAGGACAGATAG
- the TIFA gene encoding TRAF-interacting protein with FHA domain-containing protein A: MTSFEEAETEETAACLHMTFYHPCQNDKMMFHCLNFCKREQVRADEMAKFGRDPNICHYNLVDTRVSRIQFSLQFYRKLNSSELCFEIKNMSKKTKLFVDHTELGYLNKIDLPWKCIVCFGDYQILMEIQEGESLDYFETHLCLSKVPILQEKCIPLVQPLPENSIIPSLFPSQGKSPIEIDENESC; this comes from the coding sequence ATGACCTCTTTTGAAGAAGCTGAAACTGAGGAAACAGCAGCATGCCTCCACATGACTTTTTACCATCCTTGCCAAAACGACAAGATGATGTTTCACTGCCTGAATTTCTGTAAGCGAGAACAGGTCAGGGCAGATGAAATGGCCAAATTCGGCCGTGACCCTAACATCTGCCATTATAACTTGGTGGATACTCGTGTTTCTCGGATTCAGTTTTCACTGCAGTTCTACAGAAAGCTTAACAGCTCAGAATTGTGTTTTGAGATAAAGAACAtgagcaagaaaacaaagctgtttgtGGACCACACAGAACTGGGTTACTTAAACAAAATCGACCTGCCATGGAAGTGCATCGTTTGTTTCGGGGACTACCAGATTTTAATGGAGATTCAAGAAGGGGAGTCCTTGGATTATTTTGAGACTCACTTATGCTTGTCAAAAGTACcaattttacaagaaaaatgcattCCATTGGTACAACCCCTCCCTGAGAACAGCATTATCCCTTCATTGTTTCCTTCCCAAGGCAAAAGCCCTATAGAGATTGATGAAAATGAGTCATGCTag
- the AP1AR gene encoding AP-1 complex-associated regulatory protein isoform X1: MGNCWARWCCGPLLRREASRLQRGGGSKYFRTCATGEHFTIEFENLVESDEGESPGSSHRPLTDEEIADLKERHYDSIAEKQKAVDMKLQSELALQEEKLRIEEEALYAAQREAARAAKQKKLLEQRRQQRITQRAHAVNNGDYQSSVAEEDFDSFLRNSKFQYEAFRSSRLSSDATVLTPNTESSCDLMTKTKSMSGNDDSTSLDLEWEDEEGMNRMIPVRERSKTEEDILRAALKFNSKKTGSNPASASDDSNGLEWENDFVSAEMDDNGNSEYAGFVNPVLDLSTSDMRISDSDQQDR; encoded by the exons atcaaaatatttcagaacatgTGCAACAGGAGAACACTTCACTATAGAG tttgaGAACCTCGTGGAAAGTGATGAG gGGGAAAGTCCAGGAAGCAGTCACAG ACCGTTGACTGATGAAGAAATCGCTGACTTGAAAGAGAGGCATTATGACTCCattgctgaaaagcaaaaagctgttGATATGAAACTTCAGTCAGAG TTAGCCTTACAAGAGGAGAAGTTAAGAATAGAAGAAGAGGCTTTATATGCTGCACAACGTgaagcagccagggcagcaaagcagaaaaagctcTTGGAG CAACGTAGACAGCAAAGGATAACACAGAGAGCACATGCTGTTAATAACGGAGACTATCAAAG CTCTGTGGCAGAAGAAGATTTTGATTCTTTCTTAAGAAATTCAAAATTCCAGTATGAAGCTTTTCGAAGTAGCA GACTTTCATCTGATGCTACCGTGCTGACGCCAAACACAGAGAGCAGTTGTGACTTAATGACCAAAACAAAATCGATGAGTGGAAATGATGACAGCACTTCATTAGATTTAGAGTGGGAAGATGAAGAAG GCATGAACAGAATGATTCCAGTGAGAGAACGctcaaaaacagaagaagatATACTCCGGGCAGCACTAAAATTTAATAGCAAGAAGACAGGAAGTAATCCAGCTTCAGCCTCTGATGATTCGAATGGACTGGAGTGGGAGAATGATTTTGTTAGTGCTGAAATGGATGATAATGGCAATTCAGAATATGCTGGATTTGTAAATCCTGTATTAGATTTGTCTACATCAGATATGAGGATATCTGATTCCGATCAGCAGGACAGATAG